DNA sequence from the Leptospira limi genome:
TTTCTTCTGTACCCAATCCAAACTCTTGGAAGAGTGACAAAAATTCAAGTGATCCATAAATGGGATAACCATCGATTACAACCAAATCAATGTGTTTCCAATGAAGTTCTGATACGTTTATCTCAGAAGTTTTTTTCTCATCACTGATCACTACAAAATCACAACTTAAACCAGGCATAAGTGCATTTGGATTTCCCAACCGAAAGGCTCTTCGTGGATTTTCTGTTATCATTTGTAATAAAGTTTCTTCTGGTAGTTCTTCACCGTATAACCCAAAATAAATGGATTTTGCTGTTTTTAATTCTTCCAATAATTGATTGGATCCACTTGGAGAAGAATCTGTCCCCAAACAAACGTTAACCCCTCTTTCTAAAAAGAGTTTGATATTGGTAGTTTTTCCAAATATATGAAGGTTCGAAGTAGGGCACCAAACTATCGATGCACCTTTTTCTGCAATTTTATCGGCTTCTTTTGGTCCAAATGGCAAACAATGAACAAGAACTGAATGTGGACCAAGGGCATCCATTTTTTCTAACATACGAAGTGATTGTTTTGAATCATCATCTAATCCTTCTGCTAAATGAGTCACAAAAGGAAGGTTTGCATGTTCTGCCATTCGGTATTCTAATGCAGGGCCTTCTCCCCAATCCAAACTATAATTCCCAACCGAATGTGCTAAGGTATAATCCGATATCAATTTAACAGGTAAAATTCCTCGAAAGGGATTTTGCACAAAATGAGGAATGTGATCAAATACAGATGTCACACCTGCAAATAAGTTTTTGTAAGCTCCAAGGTAGTATAAAATTTCTGGATCAATTTGTTGGCGTTCGGCGAACACTCCTGAACTTTTATACAAATTATCATAGGATAACCAGGAAAGGTGTTTTTCTGTCCCACCTACTTTTGGTAGGTAACTCGCAAGTAAATGGTCATGCGAATTGATAAATCCAGGATACAGTTTTTTGCCATGTAAGGAAAGAGTAAACATATCCTTGTTAGGTGTGATAGCATCTTCGATACTTGTGATTTTTTCACCCGTAAATAAAAGATCTTTTGATTCCATTTTTCCATTTCGGAATAGGGAAGCGGATTGTAATAGAATAGGTCGGGTCATTCAAATCCCCTTTGTAAGATAAGTTCAGGATTCAAATTGGTTTTGTTTTGGTTGAGTTGGAAATACAATCCTTTGTCTTTAGCTAAAATTCCCAATCGATCTTTTGCATTCACTTGTTGGCCTTCTGTGACTTGGATCCTTTCTAAATTTCCATAAACGGAATAAAGTCCATTTTCATGTTCTAATATCACAAAGTTTTCATACCCATCCATATAATCCACATGTACGACCTTTCCTGAAAAACTAGCACGGACAAGAGAGGAACTCCCCCTTTGGAATTGAATTCCTTTATAAGGGTCATAAGTAAGTTCAGAAAACTTCTTTTGGATTTT
Encoded proteins:
- a CDS encoding amidohydrolase family protein — its product is MTRPILLQSASLFRNGKMESKDLLFTGEKITSIEDAITPNKDMFTLSLHGKKLYPGFINSHDHLLASYLPKVGGTEKHLSWLSYDNLYKSSGVFAERQQIDPEILYYLGAYKNLFAGVTSVFDHIPHFVQNPFRGILPVKLISDYTLAHSVGNYSLDWGEGPALEYRMAEHANLPFVTHLAEGLDDDSKQSLRMLEKMDALGPHSVLVHCLPFGPKEADKIAEKGASIVWCPTSNLHIFGKTTNIKLFLERGVNVCLGTDSSPSGSNQLLEELKTAKSIYFGLYGEELPEETLLQMITENPRRAFRLGNPNALMPGLSCDFVVISDEKKTSEINVSELHWKHIDLVVIDGYPIYGSLEFLSLFQEFGLGTEEISIEGKNKLVAGSPKKLMKQVSDSVGYKKSLAFLPNF
- a CDS encoding LIC_10271 family cell wall hydrolase, with amino-acid sequence MRKQGIIFSFGLALIAFPILSKQIQKQTPNQTNPLTYRVVKGDSWYGIARKMNVPAETLAKLNGRTTSENLFENEKLRIPRDKETKSISSETKIKEKIAFPLGQKEKIQKKFSELTYDPYKGIQFQRGSSSLVRASFSGKVVHVDYMDGYENFVILEHENGLYSVYGNLERIQVTEGQQVNAKDRLGILAKDKGLYFQLNQNKTNLNPELILQRGFE